GCGCTCAACTGGTCCGCCTCTTATAAAGGCCTCATGCTTTCGGAAGATGTGGGAACGGTTGGCTATGGATCGCCTTTAGCCAGCAACTACTACCGCAAAGGACTGGCGCACAACATCCCGCTGATCAAGGGACAAGGCCAGAAGCCATGGAGCACTGGAGAGCTGATTGAATTTGACGCTGATCAAGCGCGCGTCGCTGCGCGACAGAATCAATACCGGCAAGATGTATCGGCCGAACGAAGCCTTCAAATCGATGGCGACACTCTGATTGATCAAGTCAGCATACAGCTGAAAGATGGCAGCGCAGCAAGTCCACTCGGACTCTCGCTCCACATCATAGGCCAAGCACAGTTGAACCAGGCCTTCCGGTCAATCGAGTCGGAGCAGTTCTCACAAGATCGTCCACGTGCGTTTCAATACTGGTCCGACATCAAAGCCACCGAATACGAAGGCTCAGCCAACATCCCGGTGCAATTGTCAAATGGCGACTTGATTGAAATCGAATTCGAACACGAGGGCCCCTTCACCCTCTATGTGGCGACGGCCCCCGGACGCCCCAATACGAGTCATACCGGTTTCTATTTAGAAACCCCTCCTCTCACAAAGGCGAATTGGACAACTTATATTCGTCCAATCATCGTATCCAACGATTCGATACAAGCATCGAGCGCAGACTAAGCCTCACATCAGCCATTCAGCTTCTCAACAAAGATCTCCCACACCATGTTAACGGAATATATCACACTCGGCGTTTATCTCGCAGTTCTACTGGCACTGGGTGCTTATTTTAAGAAGTTCACCAACAACTTGAGTGACTTCGTACGTGGGGGCGCCCAAGGGCGCTGGTGGCTGATCGGCACCAGTATCTTAATGTCGGCGATCAGCGCATTCACCTTCACGGGAAATGCGTCTGCGGCATTCGAAGGCGGTCCGTCATTACTCGTAATCTATATTGCCAACTGTGCAGGCTTTGCTTGCGGTGGCCTCTTCCTCGGCCGTTGGATGCGCCAAACGCGGGCCTACACCAGCGCGGATGTGGTGCGTAAACGCTTTGGCGTTCCTGTTGAACAATTCAACGCCTACTTCGGCGTCGTCATGTATCCCATCACGGCTGCCATCCAGTTGTATGCTCTCTCGCTCTTTGCCAGCACGGTATTAGGCCTGCCTTTGATTCCGATTCTAATCACGATCGCGATCATCGTAACCTTCTACTCCACCTCCGGGGGCAAGTGGGCGGTGATGGCCACTGACTTTGTGCAGGCCATGGTCATGATTTCCATCACCCTGCTTGTTTGCTTTCTCTCGCTGCGTGCTATCGGAGGGTTTTCAGAGTTCTTTAGCTACTTCAAGGATCCGCGCTTCGCTGAGGATTTTAAATTCATCAAAGATGCCGGCACTTTTGACGGCGATCGCTACACCCTCAAGTGGGCCATCGTCATCTTTTTTATTCAGGTCAATGCGCAGATCAGTCTGTCCTCAGCTGGCCGCTACATTACCGCACGCGATGGTAAAGAAGCTGCCAAAGCATCCTGGTTGGGCTTTGCACTGATGGCGATCGGTAGCGCCGTCTGGTTTATCCCGCCGATGATTGCTCGCTTCCTCTTCGAAGCGGAGATTCTCGGTTCCGGTATCGATAAGCCCGCAGAAAGTGCCTACGCTTACATCGCCATGGAACTGCTGCCCAATGGCCTGCTCGGCATGATGATTGCCGCCATGTTTGCCGCGACCATGAGTAGTATGGATACGGGGCTCAACAGCCAGGTAGGGATGATTGCCCGCAACATTATTCCACGCATTCGCACAATGCTGGGGCGGGAACATGCGCTCAGTCCCAAACAAGAAATGCGGATCTGTCATATCGCGACCGTGTGTCTCGGCATCTTGATCACGCTGTATGCCATGTTCTTTGTCTTCTACGATGAAGTGACGCTCTTTGATGTTAGCCTGATGATTGCAGCGGTCATTGGAGTGCCGCTCTCCTTCCCTCTCTTTTTAGGACTGTGGCTGCGCAAATTGCCGAAATGGTCTTTCTTCCCCATTTTTGCGGCCTGCACGATTCCGTCGCTCTACACCTTCATTGACAGTAAGTTTTTTGGTAATCCATGGACCGTCCAGGACAAAGCGATGTGGATTATGACCTTCGGCATCGCAGCGGGCTTAATCTGCCGATTATTGGCAAAGCATAGCAGCCAGCAATCAACAGTCGAACTCGAAGCTTTCTTCGAAGAAATGGACCGGCCGATCAATTATCAAGAGGAGATCGGCGAGTCCGCGATCGATTACGAACAGTATTTTATCATCGCCAAAGCGCTCTTCTTCGTGGGGGCACTGATTACACTCATCCTGCTACTGCCCAACGACTTTTTTAACCGGCTCTGTGTCCTATTCATCGCCGGATTCGTCTTCACAATTGGAGCTCTACTCTGGTGGGGAGGCACACGCGCCAAAGCGATCGTTCAAAAGAATCAATCAACACAAAAACAAGCAGTGGCAGACAATGAGGCTGCCACGCTCAAGCCATAGGCGAACCTTCCGAACAACAGATCGGATCAAATAGAATAATGGAATCATACGATATTATCATCATGGGCGGAGGCCCCTCTGGAGCACAAGCGGGCATCGCTGCCGCACGCGCAGGAAAGCGCGTATTGGTCGTCGAAAAACACGGTTTTCTCGGCGGCTCACTAACCGCAATGGGCGTCGGCCCAATGATGAGTTTTCACAACCCAGCGGGTGAGCAAGTCGTCGTCGGTCAGGCGGAAGAACTAATTCAACGACTGATGCAAAAGAATGCGAGTCCCGGACACATTCCAGACAGCGTCACCTACTGCAGCACCGTCACGCCCTTCGACAGTGAAGCTTTGAAAGTCGAGCTGGAATCCATGCTGCTCGAAGCTGGTGGTGAACTACTCTACCACACTCACTTTGCCGGCACTGAAAAGGATGCCGATGGCAATATATGTGCCCTCACCCTCTGCAACAAGGCAGGCTTACAACGCTACGAAGCCAAAGTCTTCGTCGACGCAACCGGCGACGGCGATTTGTCCGCCGCGCTCGGAGCTAAGTTTGCTCTGGGGCGCCCGGAAGACAATGCCTTGCAGCCAATGACCATGAATCTAAAGGTCGGCAATGTGGACATGGAGGCGGTGCGCCAAAGCGTCTTTGAAGATCCCGACAATTTCGAATTTGATCTGGGTGCCGAAGAAGGCCTGCGACGGCTCAAAGTCACCCCACGCGTCAGTCTCAAGGCCTACACGAAGACTTGGAAAGCGGCTAAAGAGCGCGGCGAGGTGGACGTGCCCCGGGAGTTTGTTTTGTTTTTCGAAACCTCAACCCCGGGCGTCGTCATCGTCAACACATCACGAATACAAGGCCTGGATGGCACGAACCCTCACGATCTCAGCAAGGCCGAGGTCATCGGCCGCAAACAAAACTTGCAGATTTTTCACTTCCTGAAAACGCACTGCAAGGGCTTTGAGCATGCCATCCAAATGGACGGCGCAGCACAAATCGGCATCCGAGAGACGCGACGCATCGAAGGCCTCTATACGCTCACCGCAGAGGACGTGCTGAATGAAACCAATTTCCCCGACCCGATTGCACTGGGTGGCTACCCGATCGACATACATTCGCCCGACAAGGTGGAGACCAATTCCAACCACTTGGCCGACGACACCCAATATCAAATACCGATGCGCTGCCTGCTGCCTCAGCAAACCAATAATTTGATTGTGGCAGGGCGCTGCATCAGTGCCACCCACGAAGCCATGGCCGCATTCCGTGTCAGCCCCATCGCGATGGCCATCGGCCAAGCCGCTGGAACGATGGCAGCCGTCGCGGTCGAGCAAGCCTGCCCGACGCATGCAATCCCCTACGCGGATGTGCGGGAGCAATTACTCAAAGGCGGCGCCAAACTGCCGAGCGCATAAATCACCGCAGCGAAGATCCGAATAATTTAAAACGACTAGACCCAAAGCAACTGAATGAATTCAAACACGCATACAGACTCACGCTACACCTTTCCTGAAAATTTCATGTGGGGTGTCGCCGCCGCCGCCCCTCAAATCGAAGGCGCGGCCTATGAAGATGGTAAAGGAGAATCCGTTTGGGATGCCTATGCCAAAATACCTGGAAAAATTAAAAACGGTGATAACCTGGATCAAGCCTGCGACCACTACCACCGCTTCCCCGAAGACTTCAAACTGATGCGAGAGCTCGGTATTAAAGACTACCGCCTCTCAATCGCCTGGCCGCGCATCTTCCCCAATGGGGATGGCGATATCAACCAAGCTGGGCTCGACTTCTACCATCGCCTCTTCGACTCCATGGAAACCAATGGCATTACCCCTTGGGTGACTTGCTTCCATTGGGACCTGCCACAATCGTTGGAAACACGTTTCGGCGGTTGGCGCTCACGCAAGACAGTCGATGCCTTCGCACACTATGCCGAAACCATCGTCAAAGCATTCGGCAGTCGCGTCAAAAATTGGTTCACCATCAACGAAATCGTCGCCTTCACTCGACGAGCGTATGGCATGGAACGCAACGCCCCCGGCATTGTCTGCGATACCAAGACGATCAATCAAACCTACCACCACGCCCTGCTCTGCCATGGACATGCCGTTCAGGCAGTGCGCCAGTATGGTCAGCCAGGCAGTCGGGTCGGCTTGGTCGACAATCCCCTCGTCCCCATCCCAATCACCGACTCCAAAGCCGACATCCAAGCCGCTCGCGCCTGCTTTGCCGAAGACAGCCGACGCGTCTTAGACCCTCTCTATCGTGGCGAATATACGGCCGACTATATCAAGGAGTATGGCGCAGAAAACCTGCCCGATGTGCAGGCAGGCGACTTTGATTTGATCACGGAGCCATGTGATCTGATCGGACTCAATATCTACTGGGGCTACTATGTCCGCGCCGACGCAGAGGGGAAACCCGAGCGTGTCCCCTTCCCGCCCGACTATCCGGCCGCCTCGGTCGATTGGCTCAAGATCACGCCAGAATCTCTCTACTGGGGGCCCCGTCACATTCGCGACATTTACGGTGAGCAAACTATCTACATCGCAGAAAATGGCTGCGGCTA
The nucleotide sequence above comes from Coraliomargarita algicola. Encoded proteins:
- a CDS encoding GH1 family beta-glucosidase, whose translation is MNSNTHTDSRYTFPENFMWGVAAAAPQIEGAAYEDGKGESVWDAYAKIPGKIKNGDNLDQACDHYHRFPEDFKLMRELGIKDYRLSIAWPRIFPNGDGDINQAGLDFYHRLFDSMETNGITPWVTCFHWDLPQSLETRFGGWRSRKTVDAFAHYAETIVKAFGSRVKNWFTINEIVAFTRRAYGMERNAPGIVCDTKTINQTYHHALLCHGHAVQAVRQYGQPGSRVGLVDNPLVPIPITDSKADIQAARACFAEDSRRVLDPLYRGEYTADYIKEYGAENLPDVQAGDFDLITEPCDLIGLNIYWGYYVRADAEGKPERVPFPPDYPAASVDWLKITPESLYWGPRHIRDIYGEQTIYIAENGCGYHDEPLNEKGECLDLQRRDLIRNYLKELHRAIQDGVDVQGYFLWSFMDNFEWGEGYGIRFGITHMDYTTLKRTPKLSAYWYAEVIRNNALYHGENSQSATARTELSALAT
- a CDS encoding sodium:solute symporter family protein produces the protein MLTEYITLGVYLAVLLALGAYFKKFTNNLSDFVRGGAQGRWWLIGTSILMSAISAFTFTGNASAAFEGGPSLLVIYIANCAGFACGGLFLGRWMRQTRAYTSADVVRKRFGVPVEQFNAYFGVVMYPITAAIQLYALSLFASTVLGLPLIPILITIAIIVTFYSTSGGKWAVMATDFVQAMVMISITLLVCFLSLRAIGGFSEFFSYFKDPRFAEDFKFIKDAGTFDGDRYTLKWAIVIFFIQVNAQISLSSAGRYITARDGKEAAKASWLGFALMAIGSAVWFIPPMIARFLFEAEILGSGIDKPAESAYAYIAMELLPNGLLGMMIAAMFAATMSSMDTGLNSQVGMIARNIIPRIRTMLGREHALSPKQEMRICHIATVCLGILITLYAMFFVFYDEVTLFDVSLMIAAVIGVPLSFPLFLGLWLRKLPKWSFFPIFAACTIPSLYTFIDSKFFGNPWTVQDKAMWIMTFGIAAGLICRLLAKHSSQQSTVELEAFFEEMDRPINYQEEIGESAIDYEQYFIIAKALFFVGALITLILLLPNDFFNRLCVLFIAGFVFTIGALLWWGGTRAKAIVQKNQSTQKQAVADNEAATLKP
- a CDS encoding FAD-dependent oxidoreductase codes for the protein MESYDIIIMGGGPSGAQAGIAAARAGKRVLVVEKHGFLGGSLTAMGVGPMMSFHNPAGEQVVVGQAEELIQRLMQKNASPGHIPDSVTYCSTVTPFDSEALKVELESMLLEAGGELLYHTHFAGTEKDADGNICALTLCNKAGLQRYEAKVFVDATGDGDLSAALGAKFALGRPEDNALQPMTMNLKVGNVDMEAVRQSVFEDPDNFEFDLGAEEGLRRLKVTPRVSLKAYTKTWKAAKERGEVDVPREFVLFFETSTPGVVIVNTSRIQGLDGTNPHDLSKAEVIGRKQNLQIFHFLKTHCKGFEHAIQMDGAAQIGIRETRRIEGLYTLTAEDVLNETNFPDPIALGGYPIDIHSPDKVETNSNHLADDTQYQIPMRCLLPQQTNNLIVAGRCISATHEAMAAFRVSPIAMAIGQAAGTMAAVAVEQACPTHAIPYADVREQLLKGGAKLPSA